The Bombus vancouverensis nearcticus chromosome 17, iyBomVanc1_principal, whole genome shotgun sequence genome has a window encoding:
- the mRpL42 gene encoding mitochondrial ribosomal protein L42 — protein sequence MNTVLSTVRVLNVSAKRYLSSVKLPSEIAIPMNKDMIICWHPEREFPYEYSLPLPEEKQISSNSVLCIGEKEIAEVFKQKKEEVVVEELSKLTYTTKHRWYPKNWRRRLRKVETERPYL from the coding sequence ATGAATACTGTATTAAGTACTGTGCGTGTACTAAATGTATCTGCCAAGCGATATCTAAGTTCTGTTAAATTACCTTCAGAAATAGCTATACCAATGAATAAAGATATGATTATCTGCTGGCATCCAGAACGAGAATTCCCTTATGAATATTCATTACCATTACCAGAAGAAAAACAAATTTCATCAAATTCTGTTTTATGCATTGGTGAAAAAGAAATTGCTGAGGTTTTTaagcagaagaaagaagaggttGTTGTTGAAGAACTTTCTAAATTGACATATACTACAAAACATAGATGGTATCCCAAAAACTGGCGTCGGAGATTGAGAAAAGTAGAAACAGAAAGACCATATCTGTAG
- the l(2)41Ab gene encoding lethal (2) 41Ab isoform X1, translating to MTSTLSILDPNDNLMKKFQRTLHVHLLHVDNKLSEEILDLEASIKHAEKELESEAIQLYQKQEEVQHQHIILKQYIEALSKVTLLREKRNNSIENAKDILKENYSKLKGEKDKKEKLCQKLKNLLEFYSYLSKWEKDLNDHLIISKQVSLQDVSKNKILIKRKQQRDFILYRLKEEIWKIESEIAYIDEQLQIKDKEKQDANRMIIDANTDLETLHMEHKDLYNIWKSVVTNISKRNSIHDQLNFEQKEAHQLYNGLLLEIQKIRKETEKEMENNEHLTSLSFRIENDIKITSRAISKYNENIANSKSELLNLTKISEQTEYDYNVIFNKYQNYLYEEEQVNKRFENIFEKRNNLEDAIFKKLEEKVICNKATQYVNELLINTKNAVLQSEISVARVENTYGNNLLQLEKLKNLIENKKAELHELSQINTGKEKQIDELQKETRKYEVMMGKAQTKLLGINKLLEQILPSTNAEELSPLDIKIVGLEKNIQEFQLNIKKTQQFWLRQQGFVVSLSQQRELQLQEINFLQKEVMIMGQKNFKLEYALEMLTKEQANVNKAVISLDQKLSRINSNLMVQKDLKKGLEDKNCIIKNECLLSFQELELELIKLQSDLKYVCTEKVMLKEELNSVLQESLAWNKKVQLIQDTIKNVKEEQNTGSIASMKSEIHRMEMRLSYLKKIQEKLIHDMNLCITRRDIIVDKVFGRLKRNSKVKHNEKVVMHKRLSDQRAKIKQLLKIKKQTVNMIEKLNNQVTSIQDKLVKCQEFLRNLKEHVNTVENEIERLELLKYHNLHSLVLKQRKVKQLYDIKNGIYKMIYKNENIIEENLQKEHYCREYLKCTLERTDHDFPMLKNRIKKVLVTLQII from the exons ATGACGTCTACATTAAGTATTCTTGATCCAAATGATAATTTGATGAAAAAGTTTCAAAGAACACTACATGTGCATTTATTGCATGTTGATAATAAACTTTCAGAAGAAATACTCGATCTT gaAGCGTCAATAAAACATGCAGAAAAAGAACTAGAATCAGAAGCTATACAACTTTATCAAAAGCAAGAAGAAGTTCAACATCAgcatataatattaaaacaatataTAGAGGCACTATCAAAAGTTACATTattaagagaaaaaaggaataatAGTATAGAAAATGCTAAggatattttaaaagaaaactattcaaaattaaaaggagagaaagataaaaaagaaaaattatgtcaaaaattaaagaatttattggaattttattCTTACTTGTCCAAATGGGAAAAGGATTTGAACGACCATTTAATAATATCAAAACAAGTGTCATTACAAGATGTTAGTAAAAATAAGATATTGATTAAAAGAAAACAGCAAAGAGACTTTATATTATATCGATTGAAAGAAGAAATATGGAAAATTGAATCAGAAATAGCCTACATTGATgaacaattacaaattaaaGACAAAGAAAAGCAAGATGCTAATAGAATGATAATTGATGCAAATACAGATTTAGAAACTCTACATATGGAACATAAAGATCTGTATAATATATGGAAGTCTGTGGTAACTAATATTTCTAAAAGAAATAGTATTCATGATCAGTTAAATTTTGAACAAAA AGAAGCACATCAATTATACAATGGATTATTAttagaaatacaaaaaataaggaaagaaacagaaaaagaaatggAGAATAATGAACATCTGACATCTTTATCCTTTCGAATAGAAaacgatattaaaattacatcaagagcaatatcaaaatataatgaaaatattgcAAACAGTAAATCAGAATTACTAAATCTTACAAAAATAAGTGAACAAACAGAATAcgattataatgttatatttaaT AAATATCAGAATTATTTATATGAAGAAGAGCAAGTAAATAAAaggtttgaaaatatttttgaaaaaagaaataatctaGAGGAtgctatatttaaaaagttgGAAGAAAAAGTTATATGCAATAAGGCGACTCAATATGTAAATGAGTTactaataaatacaaaaaatgcTGTATTGCAATCTGAAATTTCAGTTGCACGTGTAGAGAATACATATGGAAACAATCTTCTGCAATTGGAAAAGCTTAAAAAtcttattgaaaataaaaaagcagAATTGCATGAACTGTCGCAAATAAATACTGGGAAAGAAAAGCAAATAGATGAATTGCAAAAGGAGACAAGAAAATATGAAGTAATGATGGGAAAAGCGCAAACAAAGCTTTTAGGAATAAATAAACTTCTTGAGCAG ATACTACCAAGTACTAATGCAGAAGAATTGAGTCCATTAGATATAAAGATTGTCGgtttagaaaaaaatattcaaGAATTTCAACTAAATATTAAAAAGACACAACAATTTTGGTTGCGTCAACAAGGTTTTGTGGTTTCATTAAGCCAACAAAGAGAATTGCAATTGcaagaaataaattttcttcaaaAAGAAGTTATGATAATGGGGCAAAAGAATTTTAAATTGGAATATGCATTAGAAATGCTTACAAAAGAACAAGCAAATGTAAATAAGGCTGTAATTTCTCTTGATCAAAAGTTATCCCGcataaattcaaatttaatgGTACAAAAAGATCTGAAAAAGGGCTTGGaggataaaaattgtataataaagaATGAATGTCTTTTGTCTTTCCAAGAATTGGAATTAGAACttataaaattacaaagtgATTTAAAATATGTATGCACTGAGAAAGTAATGCTAAAGGAGGAATTAAATTCTGTACTACAAGAAAGTTTAGCATGGAACAAAAAG GTACAACTGATACAAGATacaattaaaaatgtaaaagaggAGCAAAATACTGGAAGTATAGCATCAATGAAAAGTGAAATTCATAGAATGGAAATGAGACTTTCctatttaaagaaaattcaGGAAAAATTAATTCATGATATGAATCTTTGTATTACAAGAAGAGATATTATAGTTGACAAAGTGTTTGGTAGACTTAAAAGAAATTCAAAAGTAAAACATAATGAGAAGGTTGTAATGCACAAACGTTTGTCTGATCAAAGAGCAAAAATTAAGCAACTTTTAAAA ATAAAGAAACAAACTGTTAATatgatagagaaattaaacaaTCAAGTAACAAGTATTCAAGATAAATTAGTCAAGTGTCAAGAATTTTTGCGAAATTTAAAAGAACATGTTAACACCGTGGAAAACGAAATTGAACGATTGGAACTGCTTAAATATCAT aatttACATAGTTTGGTCCTTAAACAAAGAAAAGTAAAGCAattatatgatattaaaaatggcatatataaaatgatttataaaaatgaaaatataatagaaGAAAATTTGCAAAAAGAACACTATTGCAGAGAATATCTAAAATGTACATTAGAAAGGACTGACCATGACTTTCCAATGTTAAAAAACAGAATTAAAAAAGTATTAGTAACTCTGCAAATTATATAA
- the LOC117166094 gene encoding facilitated trehalose transporter Tret1 produces MKEINIGISQQTLVSNDDQSVPAKRLLQYVASLAANLGALAAGMTLAWTSSAGDNGRDLQSLYGVPISPEEFSWISSITAIGSVVICIPIGILADIIGRKFSMLLMVIPFTLGWLLLIFANNLIMFYAGRFITGLSGPAFSAVAPIYTAEIVENEIRGAVGSYFQLLLTTGILLSYVLGTFVDMRVLSIISGIIPLIFFGVFMFMPESPVYYLKKGDEDSAKKSLTRLRGIQYNIENELQNQKHALEECNQNTTSFWTIIKSRAALKGFIIAYGLMFFQQLCGVNVVIFYTNSIFEKAGSDLDPHYSTIVIGAIQVLAVFVSTLIVDRIGRKILLLTSIIFLALTTCALGVFFYLLENQGTSITWLPLTSLCIFIIMFNMGFGPVPWLMMGEIFAPEIKGVAVSSACLLNSVLVFIVTKFFINVSMAIGTGETFWLFTVICVIGTSFVYLLVPETKGKSLEEIQKELNGS; encoded by the coding sequence atgaaagagattAATATTGGAATTTCACAACAAACCTTGGTGTCCAATGATGATCAAAGTGTGCCAGCTAAGAGATTGCTTCAATATGTTGCAAGTTTGGCAGCAAATCTTGGAGCCTTAGCAGCTGGAATGACATTAGCATGGACTTCCTCTGCTGGTGATAATGGAAGAGACTTACAATCTTTATATGGTGTACCTATTTCTCCAGAAGAATTTTCATGGATTAGCTCAATAACTGCAATAGGTTCAGTAGTAATATGTATTCCTATTGGAATTCTTGCTGACATAATAGGAAGAAAATTTTCAATGCTTTTGATGGTGATACCTTTTACCTTAGGCTGGTTACTTCTAATTTTTGCCAACAATCTAATCATGTTTTATGCTGGTAGATTCATCACTGGTCTCAGTGGTCCAGCTTTTTCTGCGGTAGCACCAATATACACAGCAGAGATAGTTGAGAATGAAATTCGTGGAGCTGTTGGATCTTACTTTCAATTGCTTCTCACTACAGGCATTCTTTTATCGTATGTTTTGGGAACTTTTGTTGATATGCGTGTACTGTCAATTATATCTGGTATTATACCACTTATATTTTTTGGAGTTTTTATGTTTATGCCAGAATCACCAGTCTACTATTTAAAAAAAGGTGATGAAGACTCTGCTAAGAAAAGTTTAACTAGATTGCGCGGTATTCAGTACAATATCGAAAATGAGTTACAAAATCAAAAACATGCATTGGAAGAATGCAATCAAAATACAACCTCTTTTTGGACTATAATCAAATCTAGAGCAGCTTTAAAAGGCTTTATAATTGCTTATGGTCTTATGTTTTTTCAACaattatgtggtgtaaatgttgttatattttatactaaTAGCATTTTTGAAAAAGCTGGCAGTGATTTAGACCCTCATTATTCAACTATTGTAATAGGTGCAATACAAGTATTAGCTGTCTTTGTGAGCACATTAATTGTAGACCGTATAGGCAGAAAAATATTACTATTAACATCTATAATATTTTTGGCTTTAACAACTTGCGCCCTTGGAGTTTTTTTCTACCTTCTTGAAAATCAGGGAACTTCAATTACATGGTTACCTCTAACGTCTCTatgcatttttattattatgtttaaTATGGGCTTTGGTCCAGTTCCATGGTTAATGATGGGTGAAATTTTTGCACCAGAAATTAAGGGTGTAGCTGTAAGTAGTGCTTGCCTTTTAAATTCGGTATTAGTTTTCATTGTaactaaattttttattaatgtttccATGGCAATTGGTACTGGTGAAACATTTTGGTTATTTACCGTAATTTGTGTTATTGGAACTTCCTTTGTGTATTTATTAGTTCCTGAAACAAAAGGAAAGTCTTTAGAAGAAATCCAAAAAGAATTGAATGGCTCCTAA
- the l(2)41Ab gene encoding lethal (2) 41Ab isoform X2 — protein MTSTLSILDPNDNLMKKFQRTLHVHLLHVDNKLSEEILDLEASIKHAEKELESEAIQLYQKQEEVQHQHIILKQYIEALSKVTLLREKRNNSIENAKDILKENYSKLKGEKDKKEKLCQKLKNLLEFYSYLSKWEKDLNDHLIISKQVSLQDVSKNKILIKRKQQRDFILYRLKEEIWKIESEIAYIDEQLQIKDKEKQDANRMIIDANTDLETLHMEHKDLYNIWKSVVTNISKRNSIHDQLNFEQKEAHQLYNGLLLEIQKIRKETEKEMENNEHLTSLSFRIENDIKITSRAISKYNENIANSKSELLNLTKISEQTEYDYNVIFNKYQNYLYEEEQVNKRFENIFEKRNNLEDAIFKKLEEKVICNKATQYVNELLINTKNAVLQSEISVARVENTYGNNLLQLEKLKNLIENKKAELHELSQINTGKEKQIDELQKETRKYEVMMGKAQTKLLGINKLLEQILPSTNAEELSPLDIKIVGLEKNIQEFQLNIKKTQQFWLRQQGFVVSLSQQRELQLQEINFLQKEVMIMGQKNFKLEYALEMLTKEQANVNKAVISLDQKLSRINSNLMVQKDLKKGLEDKNCIIKNECLLSFQELELELIKLQSDLKYVCTEKVMLKEELNSVLQESLAWNKKVQLIQDTIKNVKEEQNTGSIASMKSEIHRMEMRLSYLKKIQEKLIHDMNLCITRRDIIVDKVFGRLKRNSKVKHNEKVVMHKRLSDQRAKIKQLLKNLHSLVLKQRKVKQLYDIKNGIYKMIYKNENIIEENLQKEHYCREYLKCTLERTDHDFPMLKNRIKKVLVTLQII, from the exons ATGACGTCTACATTAAGTATTCTTGATCCAAATGATAATTTGATGAAAAAGTTTCAAAGAACACTACATGTGCATTTATTGCATGTTGATAATAAACTTTCAGAAGAAATACTCGATCTT gaAGCGTCAATAAAACATGCAGAAAAAGAACTAGAATCAGAAGCTATACAACTTTATCAAAAGCAAGAAGAAGTTCAACATCAgcatataatattaaaacaatataTAGAGGCACTATCAAAAGTTACATTattaagagaaaaaaggaataatAGTATAGAAAATGCTAAggatattttaaaagaaaactattcaaaattaaaaggagagaaagataaaaaagaaaaattatgtcaaaaattaaagaatttattggaattttattCTTACTTGTCCAAATGGGAAAAGGATTTGAACGACCATTTAATAATATCAAAACAAGTGTCATTACAAGATGTTAGTAAAAATAAGATATTGATTAAAAGAAAACAGCAAAGAGACTTTATATTATATCGATTGAAAGAAGAAATATGGAAAATTGAATCAGAAATAGCCTACATTGATgaacaattacaaattaaaGACAAAGAAAAGCAAGATGCTAATAGAATGATAATTGATGCAAATACAGATTTAGAAACTCTACATATGGAACATAAAGATCTGTATAATATATGGAAGTCTGTGGTAACTAATATTTCTAAAAGAAATAGTATTCATGATCAGTTAAATTTTGAACAAAA AGAAGCACATCAATTATACAATGGATTATTAttagaaatacaaaaaataaggaaagaaacagaaaaagaaatggAGAATAATGAACATCTGACATCTTTATCCTTTCGAATAGAAaacgatattaaaattacatcaagagcaatatcaaaatataatgaaaatattgcAAACAGTAAATCAGAATTACTAAATCTTACAAAAATAAGTGAACAAACAGAATAcgattataatgttatatttaaT AAATATCAGAATTATTTATATGAAGAAGAGCAAGTAAATAAAaggtttgaaaatatttttgaaaaaagaaataatctaGAGGAtgctatatttaaaaagttgGAAGAAAAAGTTATATGCAATAAGGCGACTCAATATGTAAATGAGTTactaataaatacaaaaaatgcTGTATTGCAATCTGAAATTTCAGTTGCACGTGTAGAGAATACATATGGAAACAATCTTCTGCAATTGGAAAAGCTTAAAAAtcttattgaaaataaaaaagcagAATTGCATGAACTGTCGCAAATAAATACTGGGAAAGAAAAGCAAATAGATGAATTGCAAAAGGAGACAAGAAAATATGAAGTAATGATGGGAAAAGCGCAAACAAAGCTTTTAGGAATAAATAAACTTCTTGAGCAG ATACTACCAAGTACTAATGCAGAAGAATTGAGTCCATTAGATATAAAGATTGTCGgtttagaaaaaaatattcaaGAATTTCAACTAAATATTAAAAAGACACAACAATTTTGGTTGCGTCAACAAGGTTTTGTGGTTTCATTAAGCCAACAAAGAGAATTGCAATTGcaagaaataaattttcttcaaaAAGAAGTTATGATAATGGGGCAAAAGAATTTTAAATTGGAATATGCATTAGAAATGCTTACAAAAGAACAAGCAAATGTAAATAAGGCTGTAATTTCTCTTGATCAAAAGTTATCCCGcataaattcaaatttaatgGTACAAAAAGATCTGAAAAAGGGCTTGGaggataaaaattgtataataaagaATGAATGTCTTTTGTCTTTCCAAGAATTGGAATTAGAACttataaaattacaaagtgATTTAAAATATGTATGCACTGAGAAAGTAATGCTAAAGGAGGAATTAAATTCTGTACTACAAGAAAGTTTAGCATGGAACAAAAAG GTACAACTGATACAAGATacaattaaaaatgtaaaagaggAGCAAAATACTGGAAGTATAGCATCAATGAAAAGTGAAATTCATAGAATGGAAATGAGACTTTCctatttaaagaaaattcaGGAAAAATTAATTCATGATATGAATCTTTGTATTACAAGAAGAGATATTATAGTTGACAAAGTGTTTGGTAGACTTAAAAGAAATTCAAAAGTAAAACATAATGAGAAGGTTGTAATGCACAAACGTTTGTCTGATCAAAGAGCAAAAATTAAGCAACTTTTAAAA aatttACATAGTTTGGTCCTTAAACAAAGAAAAGTAAAGCAattatatgatattaaaaatggcatatataaaatgatttataaaaatgaaaatataatagaaGAAAATTTGCAAAAAGAACACTATTGCAGAGAATATCTAAAATGTACATTAGAAAGGACTGACCATGACTTTCCAATGTTAAAAAACAGAATTAAAAAAGTATTAGTAACTCTGCAAATTATATAA